One stretch of Qipengyuania gelatinilytica DNA includes these proteins:
- a CDS encoding class I adenylate-forming enzyme family protein — MPTELDKDIHRFTAAVTAPGQMFETTPIERRGVEMPAFKNAPPSLAHYFAHFCNEKKDELFLVDGDLRLTFGEVYAAATHVAHGLATRHGVKKGDRVGIAARNSANWMIAYMGTLMAGGCATLLNGWWTGEEMAYGIKLCECSLVLADAQRAARIDGDAVEAKVVVFDHGVPAEGLAPIWEAGDTAMKMLGEIGPNDLATILYTSGSTGYPKGAYSDHLGVVSGVMNYVAQTAMILALMTEKGEAPTVQPSALVAVPLFHVTGEVPLFLQSFAMGRKLVLMPKWDAGEALRLLDEEKVTYFVGVPLMSYEMATHPDRDKFDLSQCKSFAAGGSARPPEHVKKIKDAFPEGFPLLGYGLTETNAVGCGNLNENYMAKPGSTGMPSKPLVDLAILDDDGNKLAQGEVGEVCIRSVANFLGYWKNEEATASAYTDDAYFRTGDLGYLDEDNYLFIVDRKKDIIIRGGENISCIEVEEAIYAHDAVAECSVFGVPDERFGEVPAAVYFTHPGKELSKEELQAFLREHIAPFKIPSVLWKADEQLPRLGTQKVDKRTVKTMYAKDYAPS, encoded by the coding sequence ATGCCGACCGAACTCGACAAGGATATCCATCGCTTCACTGCTGCCGTGACGGCCCCTGGCCAGATGTTCGAAACAACCCCCATCGAACGCCGCGGTGTCGAAATGCCCGCTTTCAAGAATGCGCCGCCGAGCCTCGCGCATTATTTCGCGCATTTCTGCAACGAGAAGAAGGACGAGCTTTTCCTGGTCGATGGCGACCTGCGCCTCACCTTCGGCGAGGTCTACGCCGCCGCGACGCATGTCGCGCACGGGCTTGCCACCAGGCACGGCGTGAAGAAGGGCGACCGTGTCGGTATCGCTGCGCGCAATTCCGCCAACTGGATGATCGCCTACATGGGCACGCTGATGGCAGGTGGTTGCGCTACCCTGCTCAACGGCTGGTGGACCGGCGAGGAAATGGCATACGGCATCAAGCTGTGCGAATGTTCGCTGGTTCTCGCCGATGCCCAGCGCGCCGCGCGTATCGACGGTGATGCGGTCGAGGCGAAGGTCGTCGTCTTCGATCACGGCGTTCCCGCAGAAGGCCTCGCCCCGATCTGGGAAGCGGGCGATACGGCGATGAAGATGCTGGGCGAAATCGGGCCTAACGATCTTGCCACCATTCTCTATACCTCGGGTTCGACCGGCTACCCCAAGGGCGCCTATTCCGATCATCTCGGCGTCGTTTCGGGCGTGATGAACTACGTCGCGCAGACCGCCATGATCCTGGCCCTGATGACCGAAAAGGGCGAAGCGCCGACGGTCCAGCCCAGCGCGCTGGTCGCCGTGCCGCTGTTCCACGTCACCGGCGAGGTCCCGCTGTTCCTCCAAAGTTTCGCGATGGGCCGCAAGCTGGTACTGATGCCCAAGTGGGACGCCGGCGAGGCGCTGCGCCTGCTCGACGAAGAAAAGGTCACCTATTTCGTCGGTGTGCCGCTGATGAGCTATGAAATGGCGACGCATCCGGACAGGGACAAATTCGACCTGTCGCAATGCAAGAGCTTCGCTGCAGGCGGCTCTGCGCGTCCGCCGGAGCATGTGAAGAAGATCAAGGACGCCTTCCCCGAGGGCTTCCCGCTGCTGGGCTACGGTCTCACCGAAACCAATGCGGTGGGCTGCGGCAACCTCAATGAAAACTACATGGCCAAGCCCGGTTCGACCGGCATGCCGTCGAAACCGCTGGTCGACCTCGCGATCCTCGACGACGATGGCAACAAGCTGGCGCAGGGCGAAGTGGGCGAGGTCTGCATCCGCTCGGTGGCAAACTTCCTCGGCTACTGGAAAAACGAGGAGGCGACCGCTTCGGCCTATACCGATGATGCCTACTTCCGCACCGGCGACCTCGGCTATCTCGACGAGGACAACTACCTCTTCATCGTCGACCGCAAGAAGGACATCATCATCCGCGGTGGCGAGAACATCTCCTGCATCGAGGTGGAAGAGGCAATCTACGCGCATGATGCGGTCGCCGAATGCAGCGTCTTCGGCGTGCCCGACGAACGCTTCGGCGAAGTGCCGGCCGCGGTCTACTTCACGCACCCGGGCAAGGAGTTGTCGAAGGAAGAGCTGCAGGCATTCCTTCGCGAGCATATCGCTCCCTTCAAGATCCCGAGCGTGCTCTGGAAGGCCGACGAACAGCTTCCGCGCCTCGGTACCCAGAAGGTCGACAAACGCACCGTCAAGACCATGTACGCCAAGGATTACGCCCCCAGTTGA
- a CDS encoding ABC transporter permease/substrate-binding protein translates to MTGMWEALTGLGDQLSAHVILSAAAIALGIAVALPLAVWASRSEKVARAALAFASLVQTIPALALLALFFPILLSLRAVFGEGLPTLGFLPALLALALYALLPILRNAVTAQANLDPGVMEAAAGVGMNFRQRLLLVEAPLAAPYIMAGIRTAAVWTIGAATLATTIGQKSLGDPIFAGLQTQNWVLVLAGCIASAGLALVADTLLGLIERGFRERRRGLWLGGLVVVALGVIAALFAQFGGGDDEDRVVIGAKGFSEQYILARLIGQRLEEEGFTVEYRDGLGSAVAHSAAASGDIDVYVDYTGTIWTNQMKREDNPSRDEMYAQISQWETENTGMQVLGRLGFENAYGFAVPSETMKMRGIESIEDLANVAREMTVGGDPEFFERPEWIAVRDAYGLRFAEQRNFSPTFMYNALQSGEADVIGAYTSDGRIEADDLFILDDPRGAFPNYDAVLLLSPEASRDEVLVEALRPIIGSIDVAAMREANCSVDREADKLSFDEAARRLAERAGL, encoded by the coding sequence ATGACCGGAATGTGGGAAGCGCTGACCGGTCTGGGCGACCAGCTGTCGGCCCATGTCATCCTGTCTGCTGCGGCAATTGCGCTGGGGATCGCGGTGGCGTTGCCGCTGGCCGTCTGGGCGAGCCGGTCGGAGAAAGTCGCGCGCGCAGCGCTCGCCTTTGCGAGCCTGGTCCAGACCATCCCCGCGCTTGCGCTGCTCGCGCTGTTCTTCCCGATCCTGCTGAGCCTGCGGGCCGTGTTCGGGGAAGGGCTGCCGACACTCGGCTTCCTTCCCGCACTGCTTGCGCTGGCGCTCTATGCACTGCTGCCAATCCTGCGCAATGCGGTAACGGCGCAGGCCAATCTCGATCCCGGTGTGATGGAGGCTGCCGCAGGTGTCGGCATGAATTTCCGCCAGCGGCTGCTGCTGGTCGAAGCGCCGCTTGCCGCGCCCTATATCATGGCGGGCATCCGCACCGCCGCGGTCTGGACCATCGGTGCCGCGACGCTCGCCACGACGATCGGCCAGAAGAGCCTTGGCGATCCGATCTTCGCAGGCCTGCAAACCCAGAACTGGGTGCTGGTGCTGGCGGGCTGTATTGCCAGCGCGGGCCTTGCGCTGGTCGCCGATACCCTGCTCGGCCTGATCGAACGCGGCTTTCGCGAGCGCAGGCGCGGCCTTTGGCTCGGCGGCCTGGTGGTGGTCGCGCTGGGCGTGATCGCCGCTCTCTTCGCGCAATTCGGTGGTGGAGACGATGAAGACCGCGTCGTGATCGGCGCGAAGGGCTTTTCCGAGCAATACATCCTTGCCCGGCTTATCGGACAACGTCTGGAGGAAGAAGGGTTCACGGTCGAATATCGCGACGGGCTGGGCTCGGCGGTCGCCCATAGTGCTGCGGCAAGCGGCGATATCGACGTCTATGTCGATTACACCGGCACGATCTGGACCAACCAGATGAAGCGCGAAGACAATCCCTCGCGCGACGAGATGTATGCGCAGATATCCCAATGGGAGACCGAGAACACCGGGATGCAGGTGTTGGGGCGGCTCGGTTTCGAGAATGCCTATGGCTTTGCGGTCCCGAGCGAGACCATGAAGATGCGCGGGATCGAGAGTATCGAGGACCTCGCCAATGTCGCTCGTGAAATGACCGTGGGCGGCGATCCGGAATTCTTCGAGCGACCCGAATGGATCGCGGTTCGCGATGCCTATGGCTTGCGCTTTGCCGAACAGCGCAATTTCTCGCCGACCTTCATGTATAATGCGCTTCAATCGGGCGAGGCCGATGTGATCGGCGCCTATACGTCGGACGGACGGATCGAGGCGGACGACCTCTTCATCCTGGACGATCCGCGTGGTGCCTTTCCCAATTACGATGCAGTCCTTCTGCTAAGCCCGGAGGCTTCGCGTGACGAGGTCCTGGTGGAGGCGCTGCGGCCGATCATCGGTTCCATCGATGTCGCAGCGATGCGCGAGGCGAATTGTTCGGTCGACCGCGAGGCGGACAAGCTGTCCTTCGACGAGGCTGCAAGGCGGCTGGCCGAGCGCGCGGGCCTCTAG
- a CDS encoding DUF2147 domain-containing protein: protein MTKRLLALAALCIATPIMAAPPVDGRWITAEKDAVITIADCGRTVCGRITKFLVPPPQGAEQRDVNNRNPELRGRKLLGMPVLSGFTEEEDLWRGEIYDPKTGKTYRSVIRRINATTLEVKGCVGPFCETQTWKRAR, encoded by the coding sequence ATGACGAAACGCCTGCTTGCCCTTGCCGCCCTGTGCATCGCCACGCCGATCATGGCCGCCCCGCCGGTCGACGGTCGCTGGATCACGGCGGAAAAGGATGCGGTCATTACCATCGCAGATTGCGGCAGGACCGTTTGCGGGCGGATCACCAAGTTCCTCGTCCCGCCGCCGCAGGGCGCAGAACAGCGCGACGTCAACAACCGCAATCCCGAACTGCGCGGCCGAAAGCTGCTGGGAATGCCGGTGCTGAGCGGCTTCACAGAGGAAGAGGATCTGTGGCGCGGCGAGATCTACGATCCGAAGACCGGCAAGACCTATCGCTCGGTCATCCGCCGGATCAATGCGACCACGCTCGAAGTGAAAGGATGCGTCGGTCCCTTCTGCGAGACCCAGACCTGGAAACGCGCCCGCTGA
- a CDS encoding alkylphosphonate utilization protein, translating into MSADEDYVYDEESGEWMPASELAAKQAAAERVEVRDAVGNLLEDGDQVTLIKDLEVKGAGQTLKQGTLIKSIRLTGDAQEIDCKFPGIKGLVLRAEFVKKR; encoded by the coding sequence ATGAGCGCCGACGAGGACTACGTCTACGACGAGGAAAGCGGCGAATGGATGCCCGCTTCCGAGCTGGCGGCAAAGCAGGCAGCGGCCGAACGCGTCGAAGTGCGCGATGCGGTCGGCAACCTGCTGGAGGACGGTGACCAGGTCACGCTGATCAAGGATCTCGAGGTCAAAGGCGCTGGCCAGACGCTCAAGCAGGGTACGCTGATCAAATCGATCCGGCTGACTGGCGACGCACAGGAAATCGACTGCAAATTTCCCGGCATCAAGGGCCTCGTCCTTCGTGCCGAATTCGTGAAGAAACGCTAG
- a CDS encoding GAF domain-containing protein has translation MDRAASLGNVYPADRAPSPQFCGEDERLSVLANYGGKDLVGDDELQRIARFAAKLCDAPMAMVTFVEKNDQRFLAKVGLEEETTPRKTSFCAHAMLGSEPMVITDALEDERFVNNTLVTGPPQIRFYAGHPLISEEGAPLGALCVIDTVPRETGLSELQLDGLAVLARAVMRRLGQRRLGRHVNQTLQQSERELQHMVDSVPGIAWRADDAGNFTYVNARWQELTGLEPPKTADDWRPAIHEEDWDATIAKFTAAVEAAELFEDEWRLKMADGTYRWVQSLAVPVVTEGQPVSWFGTVVDIDKAHRISEARDLLARELSHRIKNIFAVVSGLIAIRARGREEISEFARELTEAIRALGSAHDYVRPMSERRGETLSGLLRDLLAPYDTKGGERFSVSGPGVKIGARAATPLALIFHELATNSAKYGALSCAEGEVAVLVEDDCEGDGDICITWEERASLGSIPEEQEREGFGSRLLRMAIESQLGGTFERVYSDDGLDVRLVIPRKSLTD, from the coding sequence ATGGACAGGGCAGCATCTTTGGGGAACGTCTACCCCGCCGATCGCGCACCTTCGCCGCAATTTTGCGGTGAAGACGAACGCCTGTCCGTGCTTGCAAACTATGGCGGCAAGGATCTCGTCGGAGACGACGAACTGCAGCGCATCGCAAGATTCGCTGCCAAGCTGTGCGATGCCCCCATGGCAATGGTGACCTTCGTCGAGAAGAACGACCAGCGCTTTCTTGCCAAGGTCGGCCTCGAAGAAGAGACTACGCCTCGCAAGACCAGCTTCTGCGCCCATGCCATGCTGGGCAGCGAACCGATGGTCATTACGGACGCGCTCGAGGACGAGAGGTTCGTCAACAACACGCTCGTCACCGGTCCGCCGCAAATCCGCTTCTATGCCGGGCATCCCCTGATCTCCGAGGAAGGGGCGCCGCTCGGCGCGCTGTGCGTGATAGACACGGTTCCGCGCGAAACCGGCTTGAGCGAACTCCAGCTCGATGGGCTTGCGGTCCTCGCGCGGGCGGTCATGCGCAGGCTTGGTCAACGGCGGCTGGGGCGGCACGTCAACCAGACGCTGCAGCAGAGCGAGCGTGAACTCCAGCACATGGTTGATAGCGTCCCGGGCATCGCCTGGCGTGCGGACGATGCCGGGAACTTCACCTATGTGAATGCGCGCTGGCAGGAGCTGACCGGTCTCGAACCGCCGAAGACGGCGGACGACTGGCGCCCCGCGATCCATGAGGAAGACTGGGACGCGACCATCGCCAAATTCACTGCCGCGGTGGAAGCTGCGGAACTGTTCGAGGACGAATGGCGGCTGAAGATGGCTGACGGGACCTATCGCTGGGTCCAGTCGCTTGCAGTGCCGGTCGTCACGGAAGGGCAGCCTGTGAGCTGGTTCGGCACCGTAGTCGATATCGACAAGGCCCACCGGATTTCGGAGGCACGCGACCTGCTGGCGCGGGAGCTTTCGCATCGGATCAAGAATATCTTCGCCGTTGTTTCGGGCCTTATCGCGATCCGAGCGCGCGGCCGTGAGGAAATCAGCGAGTTCGCACGGGAGCTGACCGAAGCGATCCGTGCCCTTGGCTCCGCGCATGATTACGTGCGCCCGATGAGCGAGCGGCGCGGCGAAACCCTTTCGGGCCTGCTGCGCGACTTGCTGGCGCCCTATGACACCAAGGGCGGCGAGCGGTTTTCGGTGTCCGGACCCGGCGTGAAGATCGGTGCCCGAGCCGCGACGCCTCTTGCGCTCATCTTCCATGAGCTCGCGACCAACTCCGCCAAGTACGGGGCTCTGTCCTGCGCCGAGGGCGAGGTGGCGGTCCTCGTCGAGGACGATTGCGAGGGTGATGGAGATATCTGCATCACCTGGGAAGAACGGGCGAGTCTGGGCAGCATTCCCGAAGAGCAGGAGCGTGAAGGTTTTGGCTCGCGGCTGCTGCGCATGGCGATCGAAAGCCAGCTCGGCGGGACTTTCGAGCGTGTCTATAGCGACGACGGCCTCGATGTCCGGCTCGTCATTCCGCGCAAGAGCCTGACCGACTGA
- the lgt gene encoding prolipoprotein diacylglyceryl transferase has translation MLSLLAATAATSEPIQWAELGLRPYLFEIGSFQLRYYSLAYLFGILFAYWHLSKMIKSPGAPMAQRHADDLFFYCTLGVIIGGRLGYAVFYRPDLLTSVELFKLWGGGMSFHGGVIGVLLAITWVAWRGGLNWLRICDYIAVNVPLAYMLGRIANFINGELYGRPVEGDLPWAMVFPGGGDIARHPSQLYQAGLEGLLLGILLIALFWKTRARYRAGLLVGLFTVGMGVGRFVNEFFREPDAHLANRVVETGLSQGQWLSIPMIAVGVIVLVYSLLRQPVGGAKSEPKPQTT, from the coding sequence TTGCTGTCACTACTGGCCGCCACTGCGGCTACTTCGGAACCGATCCAGTGGGCCGAACTGGGCCTGCGGCCCTATCTGTTCGAGATCGGCAGCTTCCAGCTGCGTTATTACTCGCTGGCCTACCTGTTCGGCATCCTGTTCGCCTATTGGCACCTGTCCAAGATGATCAAGTCGCCCGGCGCGCCGATGGCGCAGCGCCATGCGGACGACCTGTTCTTCTATTGCACGCTCGGCGTGATCATCGGCGGACGGCTTGGCTATGCGGTCTTCTACCGCCCGGACCTCCTGACCAGCGTCGAGTTGTTCAAGCTCTGGGGCGGCGGGATGAGCTTCCACGGCGGCGTGATCGGCGTGCTGCTAGCGATCACCTGGGTGGCATGGCGCGGCGGCCTCAACTGGCTGCGCATCTGCGACTATATCGCGGTCAACGTCCCGCTCGCATACATGCTCGGCCGCATCGCGAACTTCATCAATGGCGAACTGTACGGCCGTCCGGTCGAGGGTGATTTGCCCTGGGCGATGGTGTTCCCGGGCGGTGGCGACATCGCCCGCCATCCCAGCCAGCTCTACCAGGCGGGCCTCGAAGGCCTGCTGCTCGGCATCCTCCTCATCGCGCTCTTCTGGAAGACCCGCGCGCGCTATCGTGCGGGCCTGCTTGTTGGCCTGTTCACCGTGGGCATGGGTGTCGGTCGCTTCGTCAACGAGTTCTTCCGCGAACCCGATGCGCACCTTGCCAACCGCGTGGTCGAGACCGGCCTCAGCCAGGGGCAGTGGCTGTCGATCCCGATGATCGCAGTCGGCGTCATCGTGCTCGTCTATTCGCTGCTGCGCCAGCCGGTCGGCGGCGCCAAGTCCGAGCCCAAGCCGCAAACGACATGA
- a CDS encoding isovaleryl-CoA dehydrogenase, with the protein MRATPDFDFQLGESADMIRESVSRFADEQIQPLAEKVDREDWFPQELWPAMGELGLHGITVSEADGGLGLGYLEHVIAVEEVSRASASVGLSYGAHSNLCVNQIARWGNEEQKAKYLPKLISGEHVGSLAMSEASAGSDVVSMRTKAEKVDGGYVLNGTKFWITNAPYADTLVVYAKTSPEAASRGITTFLIEKDFEGFSIGQKIEKVGMRGSPTAELVFDDCFVPEENVMGPENGGVGVLMSGLDYERVVLAGLQLGVMQACLDTVIPYLRERKQFGKPIGSFQLMQAKVADMYVALQSARAYTYAVAKSCDANKTTRFDAAGAILLASENAFRVAAESVQALGGAGYTLDWPVERYMRDAKLLDIGAGTNEIRRMLIGRELIGAAG; encoded by the coding sequence GTGCGCGCCACCCCCGATTTCGATTTCCAGCTCGGCGAGAGCGCCGACATGATCCGCGAAAGCGTATCGCGCTTTGCCGACGAACAGATCCAGCCGCTGGCCGAAAAGGTCGATCGCGAAGACTGGTTCCCGCAGGAACTCTGGCCCGCAATGGGCGAACTGGGCCTCCACGGCATCACAGTTTCGGAAGCCGATGGCGGCCTCGGCCTTGGCTATCTCGAGCACGTCATTGCGGTCGAGGAAGTCAGCCGCGCGAGTGCATCTGTCGGCCTTTCCTACGGCGCGCATTCCAATCTTTGCGTCAACCAGATCGCACGCTGGGGCAATGAGGAGCAGAAGGCGAAATATCTGCCCAAGCTCATCAGCGGCGAGCATGTCGGCAGCCTTGCCATGAGCGAGGCAAGCGCCGGTTCGGACGTCGTATCGATGCGCACCAAGGCCGAGAAGGTCGACGGCGGCTATGTCCTCAACGGCACCAAGTTCTGGATCACCAACGCGCCCTACGCAGACACGCTGGTGGTCTACGCCAAGACCAGCCCCGAAGCGGCCAGCCGCGGCATCACCACCTTCCTGATCGAGAAGGATTTCGAAGGCTTCTCGATCGGCCAGAAGATCGAGAAGGTCGGCATGCGCGGTTCGCCCACGGCAGAGCTGGTGTTCGACGATTGCTTCGTTCCGGAAGAGAACGTGATGGGTCCCGAAAACGGCGGCGTTGGCGTGCTGATGAGCGGCCTCGATTACGAGCGCGTGGTCCTCGCCGGCCTCCAGCTGGGCGTCATGCAGGCCTGCCTCGACACGGTCATCCCCTACCTTCGCGAGCGCAAGCAGTTCGGAAAGCCCATCGGCAGCTTCCAGCTGATGCAGGCCAAGGTCGCCGACATGTATGTCGCGCTGCAATCGGCCCGCGCCTACACTTATGCGGTGGCCAAGAGCTGCGATGCCAACAAGACCACCCGTTTCGACGCGGCAGGCGCGATCCTGCTGGCATCGGAGAACGCCTTCCGCGTGGCCGCCGAAAGCGTTCAGGCGCTGGGCGGCGCAGGCTACACTCTCGACTGGCCGGTCGAGCGCTACATGCGCGATGCCAAGCTCCTCGACATTGGTGCCGGCACGAACGAGATTCGCCGCATGCTGATCGGTCGCGAGCTGATCGGCGCTGCCGGATGA
- a CDS encoding class I SAM-dependent methyltransferase, with protein sequence MITAGDDKDLAARFRRLIERHGPMPVSRYMGESNALYYDSRDPLGSAGDFTTAPEISQMFGEMVGLWFADLWSRSGRPDALYVELGPGRGTLARDALRAMSSQGLRPPVHLVEGSQALRDAQADAVSQARFHDSIETLPDDRPLYLVANEFLDALPIRQLVMTKRGWRERMVALAGEDFVFAAGPNPMDDAVPEDRRSQPVGTVIEACPGAAATIEEIARRIDIQGGAALFIDYGYLLPQAGETLQAVRAHQKVGVFDHPGEMDLTALVDFSVLVDIAKRAGLAVETATQGQWLSAMGLSLRMQALAQRSPDHAAQLKEAHDRLVGTDAMGSLFKVMAITPAHSARGAGFG encoded by the coding sequence ATGATCACTGCCGGCGACGACAAGGATCTCGCCGCCCGGTTCCGCCGCCTGATAGAGCGCCACGGGCCGATGCCCGTGTCGCGTTATATGGGCGAAAGCAACGCGCTCTATTACGATAGCCGCGATCCGCTGGGCTCGGCGGGCGACTTCACCACCGCACCCGAAATCAGCCAGATGTTCGGCGAGATGGTGGGCCTGTGGTTCGCCGATCTCTGGTCGCGCTCGGGCCGGCCCGATGCCCTCTATGTCGAGCTCGGGCCGGGGCGCGGGACGCTGGCGCGCGACGCCCTGCGCGCCATGTCGAGCCAGGGGCTGAGACCGCCGGTCCACCTCGTCGAAGGTTCGCAAGCCTTGCGCGATGCGCAGGCCGATGCCGTGTCGCAGGCGCGCTTTCACGACAGTATCGAGACCCTGCCCGACGACCGGCCCCTTTACCTCGTCGCCAATGAATTCCTCGACGCCCTGCCGATCCGCCAGCTGGTGATGACCAAGCGCGGCTGGCGCGAACGCATGGTCGCTCTGGCGGGCGAGGATTTCGTCTTTGCAGCCGGCCCCAACCCCATGGACGATGCCGTGCCCGAAGACCGCCGCAGCCAGCCGGTCGGCACGGTGATAGAAGCCTGTCCCGGTGCCGCTGCGACGATCGAGGAGATCGCCCGCCGCATCGACATTCAGGGCGGCGCGGCACTGTTCATCGACTATGGCTACCTGCTCCCGCAAGCCGGCGAAACGCTGCAGGCGGTGCGCGCGCACCAGAAGGTCGGCGTCTTCGATCATCCCGGCGAGATGGACCTCACCGCACTGGTCGATTTCTCGGTACTGGTGGACATCGCCAAGCGCGCCGGGCTCGCGGTCGAGACTGCGACGCAGGGCCAATGGCTCAGCGCGATGGGACTATCGCTGCGCATGCAGGCGCTTGCACAGCGCAGCCCGGACCATGCCGCGCAGCTGAAGGAAGCCCACGATCGCCTCGTCGGCACCGATGCCATGGGCAGCCTTTTCAAGGTCATGGCGATCACGCCCGCCCATTCCGCGCGGGGGGCGGGCTTCGGCTGA
- a CDS encoding ABC transporter ATP-binding protein codes for MPEPVLTFRGVSKAYGPTRAIDALDLAIEAGSFVALVGASGSGKSTLLKTVNRLVEPTTGSVTFDGADVAELALAGLRRRIGYVFQSIGLFPHMSVAENIAIGPRLAGERLPEDRIGELLEWVELDRAMASRMPDELSGGQRQRVGVARALAAQPQLLLMDEPFGALDPVTRDALGERVRKLHEELGLTTVMVTHDMAEALLLADRVLVMDAGRIVADETPQSLVAGAGGETAQALVAVPRHQAERLAELSA; via the coding sequence ATGCCCGAACCCGTCCTGACCTTTCGCGGCGTTTCGAAGGCCTATGGCCCGACTCGCGCTATCGATGCGCTCGACCTCGCGATCGAAGCAGGCAGTTTCGTTGCGTTGGTGGGCGCCTCGGGTTCGGGCAAGTCGACCCTGCTCAAGACGGTGAACCGCCTGGTTGAACCGACCACCGGATCGGTTACGTTTGACGGTGCTGATGTCGCGGAACTCGCCCTCGCGGGCCTGCGCCGCAGGATCGGATACGTGTTCCAGTCGATCGGGCTCTTCCCACATATGAGCGTGGCCGAAAACATCGCCATCGGTCCGCGACTGGCAGGCGAACGACTGCCCGAAGACCGCATCGGCGAGCTGCTCGAATGGGTGGAACTCGACCGCGCGATGGCGAGCCGCATGCCCGATGAACTGTCGGGTGGCCAAAGGCAGCGTGTCGGCGTCGCGCGCGCACTGGCGGCTCAGCCGCAGCTGCTCCTGATGGACGAACCCTTCGGCGCGCTCGACCCCGTGACGCGCGATGCGCTGGGCGAGAGGGTGCGCAAGCTGCACGAGGAGCTGGGGCTGACGACCGTCATGGTCACGCACGACATGGCCGAGGCGCTCCTGCTGGCAGATCGCGTACTGGTCATGGACGCAGGCCGGATCGTTGCGGACGAGACGCCCCAGTCGCTCGTCGCAGGGGCCGGCGGCGAAACGGCGCAGGCGCTTGTCGCCGTTCCCCGTCACCAGGCAGAGCGGCTGGCGGAGCTTTCGGCATGA